TGTCGATGAGAGGTCCACAACTTCTAACGAAGAGTTTGGCCAGTCCTCGAATAGCTTGGTAAACCCCTTGTCCGTGCAGGCGGAATTGTCAGAGAACCTAAGTTTTGACAAGAACCTACACTTGTCGTGTATCACCTCAAGTAGTGTATCATCAGCTTGTGGAAACCCTCGGAAGGATAATTTCCGTAAGTTTGGACCAATTTTAGACACCAAATCAAGAAGACTCTCAGCTTTCGTTTCCTTGATCAATGTTAACGACAGCTGCTCCAGGGACTGCAAGGTTGAAATTGCTTGAAGCGAATGATCGGATATTTTCCAGCAATCAATGAGCTTTAGGCGTCGAAGACGAGTACAGAATTGACACATAACTTTGATACTCTCGTCGTCTAAAGAGAAGTCCAAGTTTGATAGCCTGAGAGTTTCAAGTCGGCCACCTAGTTTCTCGAACATTTTTCGCCAACGCGAATCAGATACTAGATTCGCAGCATCCAGTTGCAAATGGTTGATATTGAGGTCCCGGTCGATCATATAGTCCACGACATTGTCTTTTAATTGTCCAGCAAACCGGAGGTTGACGTTAGTCAAAGCTGGCATGAACGTGAAAACTTTCTGGAAATCGTCCGTCTCGAGTCCTAGATAACTGGGTCagaaaaaattataatatcaTTAACGGAAAACACTGCAATAAGATTCCAACTTACTTCCTGAATCGCAGATATCAATAAAGCCTAGATCGGGCCGAAGGAAAAGATTCAAGGTTCTCGGGGTCAAAGCTCGTCGTTTTGACAAAATCTGGCTAAGACGGCGTAAAAGTTGCCATGGCAAGTCACCGAATTCCTCGATATTGTTGATATTATCGGCGACTTTCTGCAAAGCATATTAGCTCGCCAATATGTCACTAAAGGTAAGGTATACACACCTTAGTGCACATTTCCACCAAGCTCAAGGCACCGTATCGAGCAATTCCATCGAGAAGGTCACTTTGGTTTTGACGCCGACCAGTCCTCGGGACCTTTTTCTTTGGTTGtgatttcttctctttgtcCCCAACCTCCTTGGAACATTTTGCGCAGAGCAGACCCCCATTAGGCCCTGTTTTACTATATGGCGTGACGGTAAAACGCTTGCTGCAAATTTCACAGTTTCCTAGCTGGCCAGGCATTGGCCGAGAGCGTTCATCCATCATCTCTTTCGCGATGaagtcatcatcatcatcatcatcatctggcTCACCTGTACGTCGAGCCTTGCGACGAGCAAACTCCTTGCTCCGCTTGATTTTTGCAAGCGCAGCTGTCTCTTttcgcttgcgcttctttctctcctcggGCGTCTCACCAACCTCATCTTCATActcatcatcgtctgcaGGCTGCTCTTCCTGTTGCTCGTTGGCTTGGTCCTCCGCCTCTCTTAATCTCCGTTGGTAGTCTTCATGAATCTGGGCCGCAGAGATGTTGTTGGACTAGCAGCATTCGACGTGAGTAAATCCCGAAACATGGAAACAGACTTCGAAGACTTACAGCGAGGAAATCAGTGAGGGCAGAATGTCTAGATGTCATTAGTTTTCACCGGGAGAAATGAGCATGAAGTAACATACGGGCCCCTAATTTGGTTCCTTGTTTGCCTTCGATCTGACCTGCTGGCGATCAGTAACTGAAATCAAAGCATGTCATATATATCTTAcattttaataaaataaaacaaaatGGTAAAAGGTAGGTGCTCGAAAACTGAGGTATTAGATGGCCTCTCAAGTCACAGGACTCGTGGTGATTTCGCGTTCCACTTAACGCGAGAAAGTTCGTTGTCAGCTGGACCTCGTGTTTCGGGGATGCgaactcctccaactccagggTCGAAAGGCAAAAACGGCAATGAAAAGAGGGTTTCGACGAATCACTTCCAGGTGGCTAATTCCGTGATCCTTGGCAGCAAAAATGATCCAGTGAATCATCGGCTGGAAAacttttctccttttccaAACTTGGTTTCTTGATTATTAACCTGTACCTGGGGTGAAGGTGCCTGCGCGGGAGAAGGGAGCCTAGAACCTTGCTTTCAGTTTCAAGCTGCCCTCCAATTCGATTCGGACGAGTTGGCTCGATAACCAGGTCGTGTCCAGGTTAACACTCGGCTTACTCTCGGATTGTTTTGCTTTATACAGCTTGCGGGTCTCATACTCTCCATTATGGCAAGGAGGAAGCTAGAAACAACGCAGGGGACTGCTGCTTCCAGTGGtaagatactagaattaACCATCTTTGTTCTACCTTGATACTATTTTTGCCTTCAAGTCACAAGCCTCAAAAGTTGACTTATTAAACACCAGCCCCAGATGCTCCgccttcgtcctcgtccaggcGCACCTCGCTCAGACTAGCTCAAACAGCACAATCCACCCCGAAAGCCAAGAGCCTCGAGAGCCAACGGGAGATTGCAGATAGTGAGGATGAGTTGTTATCTTCAGAGACCTCAAAACCTCCTGGTGTTGCTATGTTAGCAAAGGTTGAAGTCGCCATCCCATTGAAGTACCCTCGCCgttcagcctcttcctccgtTGCCGCCGAAGATACATCTGCAGACGGGATAACCGGATATGATACGCCAGCAACGAGTGTTGCTGTTACTCCCGCCGAGTCGGACATTGGGCGCTCGAAGAAGAGAGTTAGCGCTTCTGCGAGAGCGCAGGAATTGCGTTCAAGTAATATGTCCCTAGGTGCGAAAAGGGGAGTAAAGCGATCCGCAGCGACAGAGACAGACAATTATTTCGAACCCGAGAACGCAGATGCAGCACTGGCTAGAAATCTACAACTACAGGAATATCAACAGAAAATTCCAAAACGCCGAAAAGCTTCTAACAGTGCTTCCCCGGAAATTGGCGGATCTGAGGATGACGATAGTTCACTAAGTGAAATAGATAATGACGAATTAtacgaagaagatctggaaaAGCCAGCACCTCCAAAGAAGCTCAGGTCATCCCGTCGGTCAAACACCAGACCTGTGATTCAAGGTAGTGATGATTTTATGGATGATGGTTTTGAAGGGCATTTAGACGATCATACTTATCAAAGCGACTCTGACTCTAACATGAGCGGCTCATCTTCTGCTGGAAGTGAGGATGAGCCATTGATTGTGCAGAGGGCTTCGCGGGCCAGTAACACCAGGATTCGGAGATTAATGTCTCGAAGACAGCTGTCTACCGGTCTAGCAAGCGCGCTTGCCTCTGGGATGAGCTCTCGTGTAAGATATGTGGAAACTATGTTCAAAAATGTTAGACTAACCAAAGCGTCCAGGCTTATAAAGAGCGTCAGAAGCTCGAAAAGCAACACCCAACTATTACAACTATGTGGAATGATTTGAAGAACGATCCTCCCATTTCCCCCGAGCCAGCAGCACAGCCTGTGGGTATATCGAGGACACTCAAGCCGTTTCAGCTCGAGGGTTTAAATTGGATGACCCGGCAGGAAAAAACACAATACAAAGGCGGACTATTAGGTGACGAAATGGGCATGGGTAAAACCATACAAGCCGTTTCGCTTCTTATGTCGGATTATCCGGCAGGTAGGCCGTCGATCGTTGTGGTTCCACCGGTTGCTTTGATGCAGTGGCAATCAGAAATCAAGGTTCGTTGGCTCTACTCAAAATATTGGATAATCCGTTAATGCATGTCACAGGAATATACAGATGGGAAGCTCAAAGTTCTCGTCTACCATAACACCAACTCCAAAGTAAAGGGCCTCTCAAAGAAGGACCTCGAAAAATACGATGTCATCATGATATCTTGTTTGTATCCCCTGTTGGAACTCCGATTGCCTTCTATCTGACTATTCTGTAGATTCTGGCCTAGAATCAATTCATCGGAAAGAGTGGAAGGGCTGGAACCGCAACGATGGCATTGTTAAGGAAGATAGTAAGAATCTGCTCCAACAAACTACGTTCTTACGTTTTTAACATTCTGAAGGTGTCATTCATTCCATTCATTATCACAGACTCATTCTAGACGAAGCTCACAGTATCAaggtattattatctttGTCATTTGATAGAGAATTACGCTGATTTCAATAGCAACGTACGACAAGTGTTGCTCGTGCCTGCTTCGCACTCAATTCTAACTACAAGTGGTGCCTTTCTGGTACACCCGTCCAAAATCGAATTGGGGAGTTTTTCTCTCTGCTGCGATTTCTAGAAGTCCGACCTTTTGCTTGCTATTTTTGTAAGCAATGCAAGTGTCAAGAACTTCACTGGTCACAGGATGCCGAGAAGCGATGCACGAAATGCCGACACAGGTACCGTATACCCCATATCGGCATCATTTTAAATTCTCGTACTGACAATCATTATAGTGGCTTTAGTCATGTATCAGTCTTCAACCAGGAGATACTCAACCCTAGTAAGCACTAGATCACACCTTTCGCTTTTACCAATTTAACAAGTGATAGTCACCGAAAGAAATGACATGGAATCGCGGAAGGAAGCTCTGACGAAGCTACGGCTGATCACGGATAGGATCATGCTACGTCGAGTTAAACGAGACTACACGGCTTCGATGGAACTTCCACCAAAACGGTCAGTGTCTCACGGCTTAGTGCAATATATTGAAATACTAACCTAGCTTAGTGTGATTCTACATAATGAATTCTTCGGTGAGATCGAACGTGATTTCTCGAGGAGTATCATGACGAACTCTTCTAGACAATTCGACACATACGTGAGTCGTGGTGTGATGTTGAACAATTACGCTAATATTTTTGGACTTATCATGCAAATGCGACAAGTTGCAAACCATCCGGATCTTATTCTGAAGAAGCATGCCGAAGGTGGACAAAACATTCTTGTATGCAGTATCTGCGATGAACCCGCAGAGGAAGCGATTCGATCACGGTGCCATCACGACTTTTGTCGACGTTGTGTGAAGGACTATATTCAATCGTTTGACACGGATTCTGTCGTTGACTGTCCTCGGTGTCACATTCCGCTTTCGATCGACCTAGAGCAGCCTGACATGGAACAACATGAAGATCATATCAAAAAGAACTCGATCGTCAACAGAATTCGAATGGAGGATTGGACGTCGTCGACAAAGATCGAAATGCTCGTTTACGAACTTTACAAGTTGCGCAGCAAGAAGCAAACTCTCAAATCCATCGTTTTCTCCCAGTTCACCTCGATGTTACAATTAGTCGAATGGCGACTTCGCAGAGCAGGCTTCAACACAGTGATGCTTGATGGAACCATGACACCTGCGCAGCGCCAAAAGTCAATTGATTACTTCATGAATAACGTGGATGTTGAGGTCTTTCTCGTGTCTCTTAAGGCAGGTGGAGTAGCCTTGAACCTCACGGAGGCATCAAGGGTCTTCATCGTGGATCCGTACGTCTCCAGTCTATGCCTAGTTTACTATAGATCTTATCACTGACGGTTTCTAGGTGGTGGAACCCTGCAGCAGAATGGCAGAGCGCCGACCGATGTCATCGAATTGGCCAGCGCCGACCGTGCGTTATTACACGGTTATGCATTGAGGATTCGGTGGAGTCACGGATCGTCATGCttcaggagaagaaggcgaacaTGATTAATGGTACCATCAACAAGGACCAGGGGGAAGCGCTGGAAAGGCTCACCCCAGAGGATATGCAGTTCTTATTCCGGGGCTCATAGTTGCGCTTCCGATTCCGAGTCTGCACATCTCCCTtctattctttttcttacACAGCCACAGACAGGCATCAGCGATATAGGGCTGGGCTTGAGGCCGTGCAGCTGGGCTGGCTTACCTTACTTTGTTTggtttttgcttctttcgaACCGCGGTTCTTTAGGCAACAGAAATAATTTACGCAGTGGAGACTCGGCGGGCGGGGAACTTGTGGTGCCAGGGACATTCGCAATTAATATTAGCAAATCTACAAAGTTTATGCGAGGgcataaataataaatactattgTGGTGGGAAGACCCAGGAGCTTTTTCTTGATACTGTCTTCCAGTCAGCACATCCTAGAAACCCCTTTCGCGCAGTTTGAAGTAGGTCTTCAACCGTCAGACTCCGGATTATTACGCACCCTGTGAGATTCCCCGAGCGTGAATTGGCAAAAGCTTAGCCTTCCGTCGGTAAGGCTGAGTGGGACGACTTCGCCTTCCGTTGAGGGGTTCGTCGAGTCGTCATTTCAGGTTTGCTCCTGAACTCAGGGCCCTGCCAGCTTGCTACCATGGCGTGGACTCTTCCCTTTTAAAAGAGAGACGTGGACCCTGTACCtggtctttctttcttttttttttttctccatGATTATTACCTATTAGCTTCACCTTTGCTCTTCAAGCCCCAGCgctgttttcttttgcttttccAGACCCCGAGACCCAGCCCTGCGGTTGGCCGTCCTAGTTCTATCAACAGGCAGCAGCGAAACGACCCTGGCGCAAATTCGCCATAACCTTCCCCGCCCCCGATTTCGTAAATAATGGAAGACGCACAAGCAGAAGCACAAGCACGCCCACAACACTTAGGCGACAAGTATGGGCCGAAGCTAGTTGATAAGGCAGACAAATTACAGCAACAGGCTGTCGCTATGAGCGGCGGTTCAAAAGATGGTGAGCCTGCTGGGGGATTTGACAGCACGCCATTCCCCAGTGCGCCGCCCGGCTATACGCTAAAGTTCACATTCCATCGCGGGGTCAACCTCCCTTGCGCCGATTTTGGCACTTTCTCATCCGATCCATATATCCATGCCACGTTGAGTGTTGATGTCCCGCAACGACATAAACAGGATTCATTCCCAACTTTCAGA
This sequence is a window from Aspergillus puulaauensis MK2 DNA, chromosome 6, nearly complete sequence. Protein-coding genes within it:
- the RAD16 gene encoding DNA repair protein RAD16 (BUSCO:EOG09260NNR;~COG:L;~EggNog:ENOG410PHZD;~InterPro:IPR001841,IPR027417,IPR017907,IPR000330, IPR038718,IPR018957,IPR001650,IPR014001,IPR013083;~PFAM:PF00176,PF00097,PF00271,PF04851;~go_function: GO:0005524 - ATP binding [Evidence IEA];~go_function: GO:0046872 - metal ion binding [Evidence IEA]), with the translated sequence MARRKLETTQGTAASSAPDAPPSSSSRRTSLRLAQTAQSTPKAKSLESQREIADSEDELLSSETSKPPGVAMLAKVEVAIPLKYPRRSASSSVAAEDTSADGITGYDTPATSVAVTPAESDIGRSKKRVSASARAQELRSSNMSLGAKRGVKRSAATETDNYFEPENADAALARNLQLQEYQQKIPKRRKASNSASPEIGGSEDDDSSLSEIDNDELYEEDLEKPAPPKKLRSSRRSNTRPVIQGSDDFMDDGFEGHLDDHTYQSDSDSNMSGSSSAGSEDEPLIVQRASRASNTRIRRLMSRRQLSTGLASALASGMSSRAYKERQKLEKQHPTITTMWNDLKNDPPISPEPAAQPVGISRTLKPFQLEGLNWMTRQEKTQYKGGLLGDEMGMGKTIQAVSLLMSDYPAGRPSIVVVPPVALMQWQSEIKEYTDGKLKVLVYHNTNSKVKGLSKKDLEKYDVIMISYSGLESIHRKEWKGWNRNDGIVKEDSVIHSIHYHRLILDEAHSIKQRTTSVARACFALNSNYKWCLSGTPVQNRIGEFFSLLRFLEVRPFACYFCKQCKCQELHWSQDAEKRCTKCRHSGFSHVSVFNQEILNPITERNDMESRKEALTKLRLITDRIMLRRVKRDYTASMELPPKRVILHNEFFGEIERDFSRSIMTNSSRQFDTYVSRGVMLNNYANIFGLIMQMRQVANHPDLILKKHAEGGQNILVCSICDEPAEEAIRSRCHHDFCRRCVKDYIQSFDTDSVVDCPRCHIPLSIDLEQPDMEQHEDHIKKNSIVNRIRMEDWTSSTKIEMLVYELYKLRSKKQTLKSIVFSQFTSMLQLVEWRLRRAGFNTVMLDGTMTPAQRQKSIDYFMNNVDVEVFLVSLKAGGVALNLTEASRVFIVDPWWNPAAEWQSADRCHRIGQRRPCVITRLCIEDSVESRIVMLQEKKANMINGTINKDQGEALERLTPEDMQFLFRGS
- the rad7 gene encoding DNA repair protein Rad7, protein (BUSCO:EOG092621X3;~COG:L;~EggNog:ENOG410PM3S;~InterPro:IPR032675,IPR006553); the encoded protein is MSDRRQTRNQIRGPHSALTDFLASNNISAAQIHEDYQRRLREAEDQANEQQEEQPADDDEYEDEVGETPEERKKRKRKETAALAKIKRSKEFARRKARRTGEPDDDDDDDDFIAKEMMDERSRPMPGQLGNCEICSKRFTVTPYSKTGPNGGLLCAKCSKEVGDKEKKSQPKKKVPRTGRRQNQSDLLDGIARYGALSLVEMCTKKVADNINNIEEFGDLPWQLLRRLSQILSKRRALTPRTLNLFLRPDLGFIDICDSGRLETDDFQKVFTFMPALTNVNLRFAGQLKDNVVDYMIDRDLNINHLQLDAANLVSDSRWRKMFEKLGGRLETLRLSNLDFSLDDESIKVMCQFCTRLRRLKLIDCWKISDHSLQAISTLQSLEQLSLTLIKETKAESLLDLVSKIGPNLRKLSFRGFPQADDTLLEVIHDKCRFLSKLRFSDNSACTDKGFTKLFEDWPNSSLEVVDLSSTRDVDNSNPDGPAEAIGLASNGFVALMRHSGSTIRNLNIASCRHITYAAFEEVFAEGKSYPNLRELDVSFHTVMDDYLVGRIFRCCPAIQKVVAFACFNVREVRVPKGVALIGGLRAQDTILS